The Deltaproteobacteria bacterium genomic interval ACCTTCTCCTGCTTCATCTCCTAACCCTCCCTATAAAGGACTGGATCTGCCCTCTGCCCAGAAGAAGACAGGGGGCAGAAAAAGGGCTCATTCCATGTCCCTTGCCTGGATCCAAATGATAGCGTCCTGGGAGAACTCCTTGCCCTTGTATTCTTTCTTTGGACCTACACCAAGGGCAGCAAACCCCCACCAGCCGGCTTTGGGGATACCAAAGGTGAATACACCGTTGGCGTCTGCCTTGATGGTCTGGGTAACAAAGGCATCCTGAGGCGCTTCAACTTTAGCTTTTTTGGCGAAGGCATTACCCATAACATCGTGGTTCAGATACTCCACCTCGACCTCGGCAAAGGGGACGGGCTTGCCATCGCAATTCACAACGCCCCTAAATACGTTTCCTGTCCAGAGGGCATAGGGCTTGTCAAGGGGGACGATCTCAGCCGCAAGCCCTATCTCTGCGTCCCAATCAGTGGGAAGACCAGCCACGTTCACGATCATCTTTGTGATCTGTTGCATATAGATATCCTCTGACTTTTCGTAGTAGGGTGCAGGGACGAGGCAAAATACATAGTCCCCCATCCCTCTGAGTTTGTAAGAAGTCTTAAAGGCCTTGCCCTCGTTTGTCAGGCTCCTCCAGATGATGGACTTAAGACTCCCCTTAAGATCCTTTTTCTTCCCCTTATGGACGACAAAAAACCCCTCAGGGGTGCCCATATCCATGGTATGCCCGGCCTCAAAGGGATGAGTAAAGACCAGCTTGAAGTCTATCTTCCCTCCTTTGGTCAGGGCACTCTCCGGGGTGTAAATCATCTGGAAATGGGCAAAGGCAGGGACACTCAACGCAAAGACCATCAACCCAATCAGTAACAACAACCTTACCCTTTTCATCATTTCACCCTCATTTTAAATTTTTATTCAGTGATATCCTCGCCCTTTACCTCCACCACATGGCCTGGTCCTGCATCGAAGATCACCTTGAAGGGCACATCAGGCCTCTTGAAGGTGAACTCGCTGTCCTCATTCATCTTACCTTTGATGAGCACTTTTCCCTTTGCGTCCACCACCTTCATACTCACACCAGCAGCCGAGGAACCGTCAGAGAAGCCACCTTCGCAGGTGATGGTCCCATCCCCATTGTCGAAGCAGGAGCACAGCGGTGTGTGGGAAAGGGCCTGCCCAGCCAGAAAGATACACAATGTCAGCAGACCAATGCCGAAAAGGACCTTCTTCATAAGACTCACCCCCTTTCTAGTATATCTTCTTTATATTTCGGCTCCCTCCTGATGAGAGCCATCAATGCCGTTATGGCTATTGCCATGGCATAAAATCCAACCATCGCCCCCATCCCGCTCAGGCCGAGGAGATTCCCACCGCTGAACACCAGGATAGCCATCATCAACCCCAGGAGGGTAGGGTAGAGGGCGGCAAAGAGCATCCACATCCATCCTAGGCGTCCTGACTCCAACTTGACCATGATAAGGGTGGGGATGCAGGGGGGATACATGGCCATGAAGATTATGATGGCCAGGGCGTGAAGGGGGGTGAATCCCTTTTCCTTCTTCTTCATCCTCGCCTCGA includes:
- a CDS encoding DUF4198 domain-containing protein; the encoded protein is MKRVRLLLLIGLMVFALSVPAFAHFQMIYTPESALTKGGKIDFKLVFTHPFEAGHTMDMGTPEGFFVVHKGKKKDLKGSLKSIIWRSLTNEGKAFKTSYKLRGMGDYVFCLVPAPYYEKSEDIYMQQITKMIVNVAGLPTDWDAEIGLAAEIVPLDKPYALWTGNVFRGVVNCDGKPVPFAEVEVEYLNHDVMGNAFAKKAKVEAPQDAFVTQTIKADANGVFTFGIPKAGWWGFAALGVGPKKEYKGKEFSQDAIIWIQARDME